A single window of Cryptococcus neoformans var. neoformans JEC21 chromosome 3 sequence DNA harbors:
- a CDS encoding potassium transport protein, high-affinity, putative, with amino-acid sequence MPSIRPSLSTLPSYLALPSRRTKWKALIVGSLNFYRIHLITFTVVPLITSSIMFACNTEYHISYIDCLFCCMSAMTVTGLATVDLSTLSPFQQVILFLQMIIGSLSFVSIVMILVRQYFFRQTFKHVLQERERRRTRLTKTITRVATAAPPISAIRKRFGAGFRQFDKGDTELKNGSPERSAPSSLELKAVSHSPKKPEDHHHKHWKKGHQKLRPDMIKRVQGGGVGLVNPMGWYDVERAEIATPAPTPELRSDTPLPSGKTVAADGKDLSQALEAVVVSGVAQARQSAGEAEQEVSEVENKEPKTKLSEAEAGAKVADKVSTGSNEGDRTPTPPPSPARHKIPYAGLQLTDEAFPRSKTIAFEDTIDDSHDHRERGPTTQREGGTFPRTATFRNNAVDPRLPHSATMQSNAGNFPRTYSLRPMNSRRTDAKMEGFGGFPTPLAIGKKVFGKVFPETSKSLSKTFTVPRTNTLSGRSTGGGTEGKDAPYISFSATVGRNSRFQGLTTEQMDELGGVEYRALRVLLYIVVGYVIFMPLAGFVIIAPYISAGNRYDYVFNEQPRNVGIPWFALYQSISAFTNTGMSLCDMSMLPFQRAYLMIVVMIILIFAGNTALPVFLRCTVWVIYKCVPESSRVRESLKFLLDHPRRCFVYLFPSTQTWVLALVMLTLTLIDWVSFLVLDLGTEAIMSLPIGTRIAAGFLQSAAVRAAGFSIVPLGDLAPAVKVLYVVMMYISVYPIALSVRSTNVYEEKSLGLFGDEVEEDDLSEEGSGAHAVAKYIGWHARRQLAFDIWWLAFALWLVCIIERGHIDNDQEWFSIFNIIFELVSAYATVGLSLGVPYDNYSFCGGFRKLSKLVVIIVMLRGRHRGLPVAIDRAVMLPKDFTTAEETAFEEERSRRASRMGSMFNEDVFDMRRGSYGGDVPNYRASDPAS; translated from the exons ATGCCGTCCATCAGACCCTCACTCTCCACCCTGCCCTCTTACCTCGCCTTACCCTCCAGAAGGACGAAATGGAAGGCTCTCATTGTGGGCTCCCTCAACTTTTATCGAATCCACCTCATTACCTTTACAGTC GTTCCTCTCATTACTTCCTCCATCATGTTTGCCTGTAATACAGAGTATCACATATCGTACATCGACTGTCTTTTTTGCTGTATGTCTGCAATGACGGTGACTGGACTGGCAACTGTGGATCTGAGTACTCTGAGTCCTTTTCAACAAGTGATATTGTTCCTTCAAATGATTATTGGAAGTCTG TCGTTTGTGTCGATCGTTATGATTCTAGTCAGACA GTACTTCTTTCGACAAACTTTCAAGCATGTCCTTCAAGAacgagaaaggagaagaactCGCCTAACTAAGACTATCACTCGCGTGGCCACGGCAGCTCCACCTATATCTGCTATACGGAAAAGGTTTGGCGCTGGTTTTCGCCAGTTTGATAAG GGCGATACTGAATTAAAAAATGGGTCTCCGGAGCGTTCAGCGCCATCGTCTCTAGAGTTGAAAGCCGTTTCTCACTCGCCAAAGAAGCCTgaagatcatcatcataagcactggaagaagggacatCAAAAGTTACGTCCGGACATGATCAAACGTGTTCAAGGTGGAGGCGTTGGTCTGGTCAATCCCATGGGATGGTACGACGTCGAACGAGCAGAAATTGCAACCCCGGCACCCACGCCAGAACTCAGAAGTGACACGCCATTGCCGTCTGGTAAGACTGTGGCTGCTGATGGAAAAGACTTATCCCAAGCTTTGGAGGCAGTTGTTGTCAGCGGAGTAGCACAGGCGCGGCAGTCGGCAGGAGAAGCAGAACAAGAGGTTTCCGAAGTGGAGAACAAGGAGCCAAAGACAAAGCTGTCCGAGGCTGAAGCTGGAGCTAAAGTGGCTGACAAAGTCAGCACCGGATCTAATGAAGG TGATCGAACGCCCACCCCACCTCCATCCCCGGCCCGTCACAAGATCCCATATGCCGGTTTGCAGCTTACAGATG AGGCCTTTCCTAGGTCCAAGACAATTGCTTTTGAGGACACAATTGACGATAGCCATGACCATCGAGAACGAGGCCCAACCACTCAAAGAGAAGGCGGCACGTTCCCAAGGACAGCTACTTTCCGTAATAATGCCGTAGACC CTCGACTGCCCCACTCTGCCACCATGCAATCCAATGCTGGTAATTTCCCGCGCACTTACTCTCTCCGCCCAATGAACAGCCGTCGCACTGATGCAAAGATGGAGGGCTTTGGTGGGTTTCCTACACCTCTAGCCATTGGTAAAAAAGTCTTTGGCAAGGTTTTTCCGGAAACGTCCAAAAGCCTTTCAAAGACATTCACAGTACCTCGAACCAATACACTGAGTGGACGTAGCACGGGGGGAGGGACGGAAGGCAAAGACGCCCCCTATATATCTTTCTCTGCAACTGTTGGGAGGAACAGTCGTTTCCAGGGTTTGACCACCGAACAGATGGATGAACTGGGAGGTGTCGAATATCGAGCTCTCCGAGTGCTTCTCTACATCGTCGTGGGC TATGTCATCTTCATGCCGCTCGCCGGGTTTGTCATTATTGCCCCCTATATTTCCGCTGGAAACCGTTATGACTACGTCTTCAACGAACAACCGAGAAATGTTGGGATTCCTTGGTTCGCCTTATATCAATCTATTTCAGCTTTTACCAACACTGGCATGAGTTTATGCGACATGAGCATGCTGCCGTTTCAAAGAGCATACCTCATGATAGTTG TTATGATAATATTGATCTTTGCTGGAAATACTGCTTTA CCTGTATT CCTCCGTTGTACAGT ATGGGTTATCTACAAATGTGTTCCGGAGTCTTCACGTGTTCGGGAGTCGCTCAAATTCCTTCTGGATCACCCTCGAAG GTGCTTCGTCTATCTTTTCCCCTCTACCCAAACATGGGTACTCGCTCTTGTCATGCTTACTCTCAC TCTCATTGATTGGGTCAGTTTTTTGGTTCTCGACTTGGGCACCGA AGCCATCATGTCTTTACCTATTGGGACCAGGATAGCAGCGGGCTTTCTACAGTCTGCTGCTGTTCGTGCTGCAGGTTTCAGTATTGTTCCTCTCGGGGATCTTGCGCCTGCCGTCAAAGTTCTTTACGTTGTTATGATG TACATATCTGTTTATCCCATCGCGCTGTCAGTGCGATCTACAAACGTatatgaagagaagagtcTTGGTCTGTTTGGtgatgaagttgaggaagatgatctgTCTGAAGAGGGAAGCGGCGCTCATGCAGTAGCAAAATATATTGGTTGGCACGCGAGACGTCAGCTAGCATTTG ATATCTGGTGGCTTGCTTTTGCATTATGGCTTGTCTGCATTATAGAG CGAGGGCATATCGACAACGATCAAGAATGGTTCAGCATTTTTAACATTATTTTTGAACTGGTCAGCGCTTACGCGACTGTGGGTCTAAGTCTAGGAGTGCCCTATGATAACTATTC GTTCTGCGGTGGGTTCCGAAAGCTTTCCAAATTGGTAGTGATAATTGTCATGCTACGTGGCAGACACAGAGGCTTGCCTGTTGCC ATCGATCGTGCTGTCATGC TGCCAAAGGACTTTACTACTGCCGAAGAGACTGCTTTCGAAGAAGAACGTTCTAGGCGTGCATCGCGAATGGGAAGCATGTTCAATGAAGACGTCTTTGACATGCGTAGGGGTTCTTACGGGGGGGATGTCCCCAACTACAGAGCGAGCGACCCTGCTAGCTGA
- a CDS encoding response to drug-related protein, putative translates to MPSRWIPSGFTTPSAPSSRPSSRASSPTRNGPAPRPANMLSSRRRDGTVDSGELGDYFSVPPTPAYDASAPTSPSMWGGPVTPSVMNTPGGSSGHTLAIVLDSDQLVLRGQGGDMNPAYLSGRVELNLLEATNIKEIMMSLTGKAKVQFSDGSGTSSKHRHYSHPITSHDWSFLQGDRGHSHTLKAGRHTFHFTHTLDGNLPSTLRTYSGDALIVYKLRAVVVRSGFASNFSATREFNLSRMFTPEALEFNQTLEIENTWPGKVMYSLTLPYKAYAAGDEIPVNIKFMPLAKGVKVTAVVSVLKEYTLVHTKHSSHPDTRVDSCVKHEIRRGRAEEIAREPIRPPQHWIDTHGHSSRSSANQSRHPSPSQTPVANTRARLPLTTWGARPADSYFPGQTSDAPEQAQAGPSNSRDSASITESTETDIEVGDDEVNTYFSIPIPAWVTPSHAIHPVFITHKIKWSCSIANPDGHVSELRCALPILILDHSLLSEARAAGASTRGLLFGNAQPEEPQVDLPSYSNHVYDRVAIADSSTTSGWIPRSINPTPLHSPHDDTPPRSRAPSRPGSPTRGRSGESTPEVPPRRQLSQFVDSELLLSLGALRTHSNDTSPHSTPPDSRAPSRPLSRRNSRSNLSSRVSSRPGSRAGSRASSPERGSQQSSTSGSYVEDAHMRPGYERHRSSGLHGLFHLPLKPIRPFSSLGASHVSRPILRNGNQSNTNLPAAVDDIPRNSSVPGSLNSAGASNSGMQSSASSQNHVSFASHAVTFEPERSSIRFEIGAPDTPSETEDDIDPLMRVPSYDIASRGFLGGGVVPIDTRLPTYDASEMSMRRTRSGTDLGSSGGLVRPRSDTALVQLGAQAAAEAEERANDDVDDTGAPTGA, encoded by the exons ATGCCCTCGCGCTGGATCCCAAGCGGCTTTACTACCCCTTCAGCCCCATCTTCCCGTCCATCCTCCCGTGCTTCTTCGCCCACCCGCAACGGGCCCGCTCCTCGGCCAGCCAACATGCTTTCTTCCCGAAGGCGAGACGGCACCGTAGATTCCGGAGAGCTTGGCGACTATTTCTCTGTCCCGCCAACGCCAGCGTACGATGCAAGCGCGCCTACATCTCCTTCCATGTGGGGCGGCCCAGTGACCCCGAGTGTTATGAACACGCCGGGAGGAAGCAGTGGCCACACGCTAGCGATTGTGCTCGATTCTGACCAGCTAGTTTTGCGGGGCCAAGGAGGCGATATGAACCCAGCTTATCTTTCGGGTAGAGTAGAATTGAATCTTTTGGAGGCTACGAATATCAAGGAGATTATGATGAGTTTAACGGGTAAAGCAAAGGTGCAATTCTCGGACGGTTCTGG AACGTCTTCAAAACATCGGCATTACAGCCACCCTATTACTTCACACGACTGGTCTTTCCTTCAAGGAGACCGTGGCCATTCTCACACACTCAAAGCAGGTCGTCACACGTTTCACTTCACTCATACTCTCGACGGCAACCTCCCTTCGACCCTCCGAACGTACTCCGGTGATGCCCTTATTGTTTACAAACTACGAGCAGTCGTAGTGCGCTCTGGGTTCGCCAGCAATTTTTCGGCCACGAGGGAGTTTAATCTTTCGAGAATGTTCACTCCGGAAGCTCTCGAATTCAATCAGACGTTGGAAATTGAAAATACTTGGCCAGGCAAGGTCATGTACTCTTTGACGTTGCCATATAAGGCATACGCGGCCGGCGATGAAATACCGGTCAATATCAAGTTCATGCCTCTTGCCAAGGGCGTCAAAGTGACAGCCGTTGTGTCGGTCTTGAAAGAATATACGTTGGTACACACCAAACACTCTTCGCATCCTGATACTCGGGTTGACTCGTGTGTCAAACACGAAATCAGGAGAGGTCGAGCGGAGGAGATAGCCCGAGAGCCCATTCGTCCGCCTCAGCATTGGATTGACACTCATGGCCATTCAAGCAGGAGTAGTGCCAATCAGTCCAGACATCCCAGCCCTTCGCAGACTCCTGTCGCCAATACCCGTGCTCGCCTGCCATTGACGACTTGGGGCGCTCGTCCGGCGGACAGTTACTTCCCTGGTCAGACGTCTGATGCTCCGGAACAAGCACAAGCAGGTCCATCAAACAGCAGGGATTCCGCATCCATTACCGAGTCTACAGAGACGGATATTGAGGTTGGCGATGACGAGGTCAACACTTACTTCAGCATCCCTATCCCGGCGTGGGTCACTCCTTCACACGCTATCCACCCAGTTTTCATCACCCACAAGATCAAATGGTCATGCTCAATCGCTAATCCAGATGGGCACGTTTCCGAGCTGCGATGTGCTCTCCCAATCCTCATTCTCGATCATAGCCTTCTCAGCGAGGCAAGGGCAGCAGGTGCAAGTACCCGAGGTTTGTTGTTCGGCAATGCACAACCTGAAGAGCCTCAGGTCGACCTTCCCAGTTACAGCAATCACGTTTACGATAGAGTCGCCATCGCAGACTCCAGTACGACCTCTGGCTGGATTCCACGATCCATCAATCCTACTCCGTTGCATTCTCCTCACGACGATACTCCTCCAAGAAGTCGCGCGCCTTCTCGCCCTGGTTCTCCGACCCGTGGGCGTAGTGGCGAATCTACCCCTGAGGTACCCCCTCGTAGACAGTTGTCTCAGTTTGTTGATTCGGAACTCCTTTTGTCTCTTGGCGCACTCCGTACACACTCTAACGACACATCACCTCACTCAACCCCTCCTGATTCTCGTGCGCCCAGTCGACCTCTAAGTCGGCGTAACAGTCGATCAAACCTGAGCAGTCGAGTTTCGAGTCGTCCAGGTAGTCGGGCGGGCAGTCGTGCCTCAAGTCCAGAGAGGGGTAGCCAACAGTCATCCACATCTGGGAGTTACGTGGAAGATGCGCATATGCGTCCGGGATACGAGCGGCATCGATCCTCAGGTCTTCATGGCCTTTTCCATCTACCTCTCAAACCCATTCGGCCCTTTTCCAGCCTCGGTGCCAGCCATGTCAGTCGTCCAATCTTGCGGAATGGGAATCAGTCAAACACCAATCTACCCGCTGCCGTTGATGACATCCCGCGCAACTCGTCTGTTCCAGGCAGTCTAAACTCCGCTGGCGCCTCCAACTCCGGTATGCAATCTTCGGCTAGCAGCCAGAACCACGTGTCATTTGCGTCTCATGCGGTTACCTTTGAGCCCGAACGTTCTTCTATACGATTTGAGATTGGAGCACCCGACACTCCATCCGAAACTGAGGATGACATTGATCCTCTCATGCGGGTACCTTCGTACGACATCGCATCCCGAGGTTTCTTGGGCGGTGGAGTGGTCCCGATAGACACGAGATTGCCGACATACGACGCTTCTGAGATGTCGATGCGCAGAACAAGGAGTGGGACAGATCTTGGGTCTTCAGGAGGTTTGGTTAGGCCTCGAAGTGATACTGCGCTGGTACAGTTGGGTGCGCaagcggcagcagaggcggaagaaAGAGCGAATGACGATGTGGATGATACCGGGGCGCCGACAGGAGCATAA
- a CDS encoding adenylosuccinate synthase, putative encodes MAPSPEGVTVVLGAQWGDEGKGKLVDILAAEADICARCAGGNNAGHTIVVRNDKGEKTSYAFNLLPSGLINPECTAFIGSGVVVHVPSLFNELDTLERKGLKVAGRLFVSDRAHLVMGFHQIVDGLKEVELGGSSIGTTRKGIGPAYSSKASRSGLRVHHLFDPTFPAKFRKLVEGRFKRYGHFEFDTEGEIEMYLAFAERLRPFIVDGPTFMHNAVNSGKRVLVEGANALMLDLDYGTYPFVTSSSTSIGGVVSGLGISPFAIKRVVGVIKAYTTRVGGGPFPTEDLATVGETLQEVGAEYGTVTGRRRRCGWLDLVVMKYSTMINGYTSLNLTKLDVLDGFDEIKVATGYKIDGVEVEGFPADLDRLAKVEVQYATLPGWKTDISNCKTYEEFPENAKAYIKFIEDYLGVKVQYVGVGPGRDQNVIIF; translated from the exons ATGGCTCCAT CCCCGGAGGGAGTTACTGTCGT TCTCGGAGCCCAATGGGGTGACGAGGGCAAGGGAAAGCTTGTGGACATCCTTGCCGCTGAGGCGGACATTTGCGCTCGATGTGCCGGTGGTAACAATGCCGGTCACACCATTGTTGTCAGAAATGATAAGGGCGAGAAAACCAGCTATGCCTTCAACCTTTTGCCCAGTG GGTTGATCAATCCTGAGTGCACCGCGTTCATTGGCTCTGGTGTTGTTGTTCATGTCCCTTCGCTTTTCAATGAGCTCGACACGCTTGAGCGAAAAGGCCTCAAGGTTGCCGGTCGGCTCTTTGTCTCTGATAGGGCTCATCTCGTCATGGGTTTCCACCAGATCGTTGATGGTCTCAAGGAGGTTGAGCTTGGTGGCTCGTCCATTGGCACTACCAGGAAGGGTATCGGACCCGCTTACTCTTCCAAGGCCTCTCGATCTGGTCTTCGTGTCCATCACCTCTTCGACCCTACCTTCCCTGCCAAGTTCAGGAAACTGGTCGAGGGCAGGTTCAAACGATACGGCCACTTCGAGTTCGACACTGAGGGTGAGATTGAGATGTACTTG GCCTTTGCCGAGCGCCTTCGACCCTTCATCGTGGACGGACCCACCTTCATGCACAATGCTGTGAACTCTGGCAAGCGAGTTCTCGTTGAGGGTGCCAACGCCCTTATGCTTGATCTCGACTATGGTACCTACCCGTTCgttacttcttcttccacctctaTCGGTGGTGTCGTCAGTGGACTCGGTATCTCGCCATTCGCTATCAAGCGTGTCGTCGGTGTCATCAAGGCCTACACTACTCGAGTTGGTGGAGGTCCTTTCCCTACCGAAGATCTTGCTACCGTCGGTGAGACCTTGCAAGAGGTTGGTGCCGAGTACGGTACCGTCActggcagaagaaggcgatgcGGATGGCTCGACTTGGTCGTTATGAAGTACTCCACCATGATCAATGGTTACACTAGTCTCAACCTTACCAAGCTTGATGTTCTTGACGGCTTCGACGAGATCAAGGTCGCCACTGGCTACAAGATTGATGGtgttgaggttgaaggTTTCCCTG CCGATCTTGACCGACTCGCCAAGGTTGAAGTTCAATATGCCACCCTTCCTGGGTGGAAGACTGACATCTCCAACTGCAAAACATACGAAGAATTCCCCGAGAACGCCAAGGCTTATATCAAGTTTATTGAGGACTACTTGGGCGTCAAGGTTCAATACGTCGGCGTTGGCCCTGGTCGGGACCAGAACGTTATCATTTTCTAA
- a CDS encoding NADH kinase, putative has protein sequence MLKLLRSPRQSALYLRESRRSIHYLRDLPVSPPSQLTSKPRLVPCEPLIGDSSAMGAAKFPPAAHQLKKWTTEPTTLLLIQKRNDPRTTAAMGFILSHIQEHYPHLRLIVEPHTAMDHPSFDNLIVASPGDQALLPLHTSLVLTLGGDGTILHVSNLFSQGECPPVLSFSMGSLGFLLPFHISALSTALENTLKGPVSVLNRMRLACKPIAVDGDPLNRCTENVSEAGWQVMNEVALHRGRNTHLTVVDTYFDGQHLTEAVADGILLSTPTGSTAYSLSAGGPISHPETDAFLLTPIAPRSLSFRTVILPGRGEVRLEISPLARSPAELSIDGKGVCLLNAKESVIISRSPFPIPCVERSGNESGWVKDINSLLQFNVGFKNKSLMGHSS, from the exons ATGCTCAAGCTATTGCGAAGCCCGAGGCAAAGTGCGCTCTACCTTCGGGAAAGCCGCCGTAGCATCCATTATCTACGAGACCTCCCAGTATCCCCACCGTCTCAGTTGACGAG TAAACCAAGACTAGTACCATGTGAGCCTTTGATCGGAGATTCGTCTGCCATGGGTGCAGCAAAGTTTCCCCCTGCAGC TCATCAACTTAAAAAATGGACCACTGAGCCGACAACGCTTCTTCTAatacaaaaaagaaatgatCCTCGTACAACAGCTGCTATGGGTTTCATCCTGAG TCACATTCAAGAACACTATCCTCACCTCAGACTCATAGTGGAACCACATACTGCCATGGATCATCCCTCATTTGACAATCTGATTGTTGCGTCACCAGGCGATCAGGCATTATTGCCTCTTCATACATCTCTAGTCCTAACTTTAGGCGGAGACGGTACGATATTACACGTCTCTAACCTTTTTTCTCAAGGTGAATGCCCTCCGGTCCTAAGCTTCTCTATGGGATCTCTGGGTTTCTTGTTACCATTTC ATATCAGTGCTTTGTCAACGGCTCTGGAGAATACCCTCAAAGGCCCTGTATCAGTGTTAAACAGAATGCGGCTAGCATGTAAACCTATTGCTGTCGATGGAGACCCATTGAACCGATGTACTGAGAATG TGAGTGAAGCGGGATGGCAGGTTATGAATGAAGTTGCTCTGCATCGAGGCCGCAATACGCATCTCACTGTGGTGGACACCTACTTTGACGGACAGCATCTGACTGAGGCCGTT GCTGACGGTATCCTGCTTTCCACTCCGACTGGATCGACTGCGTACTCTTTATCTGCAGGAGGCCCTATATCTCACCCGGAAACGGAtgcctttcttctcacTCCTATAGCCCCACGATCCTTGAGTTTTCGTACAGTAATTCTCCCCGGTCGTGGCGAGGTCAGACTGGAG ATATCTCCTCTCGCGAGATCCCCTGCTGAACTCTCTATAGATGGGAAGGGAGTGTGCCTGTTGAATGCAAAGGAATCCGTCATAATCTCCAGATCGCCCTTTCCAATCCCTTGCGTAGAAAGATCCGGCAATGAAAGTGGCTGGGTGAAGGATATCAA CTCTTTACTACAATTTAACGTCGGATTCAAGAATAAAAGTTTGATGGGACACAGCTCTTGA
- a CDS encoding endo-1,3(4)-beta-glucanase, putative has product MLFSNVVFPLFTLSFAAPAVSAMHLNPAHAKRAAVAHRDIGSVKLARSEDAVIAGRNKEKRLVRKKKRSTCQAKFNATSSSIDSGTSSSVTASATATNAIGNIENWANGSASASSSNAEMTSTSSAFSAAQTAASTSGWYLVEEWSGSTFFDNWSFWDYSDPTHGTVDYVSASEAWNQGLISINSAGHAIMSVDTTEVVSGGRKSVRIHGNKIWNGGMVIMDAYHMPTGCGTWPAWWQNGPNWPEGGEIDILEGVNDFTQNQVSIHTGVGCTIPSDTNDKQLATLTTGSFDSYDCSSADTSNQGCGARDETNDNSYGANFNSVNGGVYAMRWDKSGIAAWFFQRSDIPSDITNNSPDPSTWGTPVAYFASDSCDPYEFFYDHFNIFDTTFCGDWAGADGVWNNAGYAGQDQSCAAITGYSTCSDYVLNKGSSFSEAFWEIASVKYYNSTTEV; this is encoded by the exons ATGCTCTTCTCTAACGTCGTCTTTCCCCTGTTCACCTTATCTTTTGCTGCGCCTGCAGTTTCCGCCATGCACCTTAACCCAGCGCATGCGAAGCGTGCTGCTGTGGCTCATCGAGATATTGGGTCTGTCAAACTTGCTCGCAGTGAAGATGCCGTTATCGCTGGGCGAAACAAGGAGAAGCGACTTGTgcgcaagaagaagaggtctACTTGTCAAGCCAAATTCAACGCTACATCCTCATCTATTGACTCCGggacttcttcctctgtgaCAGCAAGTGCGACTGCGACGAATGCCATTGGAAACATTGAGAACTGGGCAAATGGCAGTGCTTCTGCATCGTCTTCCAATGCTGAGATGACCTCCACATCAAGTGCCTTTTCTGCTGCTCAGACTGCCGCTTCTACTTCGGGCTGGTATCTCGTTGAAGAATGG TCTGGCAGTACTTTCTTTGATAACTGGAGCTTCTGGGATTACTCAGATCCTACTCATGGTACCGTTGATTACGTTTCTGCTTCTGAGGCATGGAACCAGGGTCTCATCTCCATTAACTCTGCTGGACACGCTATCATGAGTGTGGACACTACTGAAGTTGTTTCAGGCGGAAGGAAGTCGGTTCGAATCCACGGCAACAAAAT TTGGAACGGAGGCATGGTCATCATGGACGCCTATCACATGCCTACTGGCTGTGGCACTTGGCCTGCCTGGTGGCAAAACGGTCCTAACTGGCCTGAAGGTGGTGAAATCGATATTCTTGAAGGCGTGAACGATTTTACTCAAAATCAAGTCTCTATCCATACCGGTGTGGGCTGTACTATCCCCTCTGACACCAATGACAAGCAATTGGCCACTCTTACCACTGGCAGTTTTGACTCCTACGACTGCTCGTCTGCCGACACCTCCAATCAAGGTTGTGGTGCCCGTGACGAGACCAACGATAATTCTTACGGTGCTAACTTCAACAGCGTAAATGGTGGTGTCTATGCCA TGCGATGGGACAAGTCCGGCATCGCCGCCTGGTTCTTCCAACGAAGCGATATTCCTTCTGACATTACGAACAACTCCCCCGACCCTTCCACTTGGGGCACTCCCGTTGCCTACTTCGCTTCAGACAGCTGCGACCCCTACGAGTTCTTCTATGACCACTTCAACATC TTTGACACTACTTTTTGTG GTGACTGGGCCGGCGCCGACGGTGTTTGGAACAATGCAGGCTATGCCGGTCAGGACCAGAGCTGTGCTGCAATCACGGGGTATTCAACCTGCTCCGACTACGTGCTCAACAAAggctcttccttttctgaAGCCTTTTGGGAG ATTGCATCTGTTAAGTACTACAACTCCACCACTGAAGTCTAA
- a CDS encoding histidinol-phosphatase, putative, giving the protein MPHSHHSHSGQFCRHAKDNLEDVILEAIRQGFQSFGLSEHAPRWRVEDLFPEEADLCPSDLLSTYEDFLKTALILRSKYDSQISLLVSLETDYITPLDSEKLTSFLVEHTEIDYIVGSVHHVNGVSIDFDRPTWLRAVKLAKEGRIGKTMDPGPPPTLELGDPNDPELMTTYTPDLLSVQPFFEAYFDAQYDLIVKHQPEVLGHIDLCSLWIPNISLMEQEPVWQKVIRNVKAVIAYGGLFEANAAAIRKGWKTSYPCRDILQLIQELGGRVCLSDDSHGISYVGLNYLKMRDYLKGMGLERTWYLVSSSRRQTGDYTVGERGRVAARPLDGWYDHPFWAKLSDAQRRK; this is encoded by the exons ATGCCTCACAGCCACCATTCTCATTCGGGACAATTCTGCCGACATGCCAAAGACAATCTCGAAGATGTTATTCTTGAAGCGATCCGACAAGGCTTCCAGTCATTTGGACTGAGTGAGCATGCTCCTAGATGGCGGGTCGAAGATCTTTTCCCAGAAGAA GCCGATTTATGCCCCTCTGACCTCCTCTCGACATATGAAGACTTTTTGAAGACAGCATTGATCCTACGCTCGAAATACGACTCCCAAATTTCCTTGCTGGTGTCTTTAGAGACAGATTATATCACTCCCCTCGATTCAGAAAAATTGACCTCATTTCTTGTCGAGCATACGGAGATCGACTATATCGTTGGCAGTGTCCACCACGTCAATGGTGTGTCCATCGATTTTGACCGACCAACATGGCTGAGGGCTGTTAAACTTGCCAAGGAGGGTAGAATAGGTAAAACAATGGACCCCGGACCGCCACCAACACTTGAGTTGGGTGATCCAAATGATCCTGAGCTCATGACGACCTACACCCCAGATCTCTTGTCTGTCCAACCTTTCTTTGAAGCATATTTCGACGCTCAATATGATCTCATTGTAAAGCATCAACCAGAGGTTCTAGGTCATATTGACCTATGCTCCTTATGGATACCAAATATCAGCTTGATGGAGCAGGAACCTGTCTGGCAAAAGGTAATAAGGAATGTCAAGGCGGTAATCGCCTACGGAGGTCTATTTGAAGCGAACGCTGCGGCTATTAGGAAAGGTTGGAAGACAAGTTATCCATGCAGGGATATACTCCAA TTGATCCAGGAACTGGGGGGAAGAGTTTGTTTGTCTGATGATTCACATGGCATTTCTTATGTGGGACTCAACTACCTTAAGATGAGAGACTATCTAAAGGGCATGGGTCTTGAGCGTACATGGTACCTTGTTTCATCGAGTCGCCGCCAGACTGGAGATTACACCGTTGGTGAGCGGGGCCGGGTTGCAGCTAGGCCGTTGGATGGGTGGTATGATCACCCTTTCTGGGCGAAACTATCGGATGCTCAACGACGTAAATGA